Proteins encoded within one genomic window of Amycolatopsis sp. 2-15:
- a CDS encoding competence protein CoiA family protein, producing the protein MVVKPGRIKVSHFAHVARSDCPSARESVEHLQAKKVLAASFRALGYEVALEAPHSGDRRVDIAVTVPYPLLPLRYAVEVQNSPIDPREMFRRLLSDLKVGYWFTGWVFTGRRAATLLAADVGDHVRLPADVLAEEGFLKFPKERTSRRQLSEVIGDDPSNWISERIGAGSYGCVGRLHGVKVLDTDGSLWHVQVDKVYPSRGGTSRSGAALQSVRRVSRKQKIPFDLFGPAPTRGDEQRLTLATYFAETLNDVHTAVDFDELCASAARALTISRTTEFDRWVRQTLSNIGVISRDSTVFEDSLRLTCQVFARRHGTPTDMPPCGWPPAPSPQLNR; encoded by the coding sequence GTGGTCGTGAAACCCGGGCGCATTAAGGTCTCACACTTCGCGCACGTTGCCCGATCAGATTGCCCGTCAGCCCGCGAGAGCGTCGAGCATCTGCAGGCCAAGAAGGTGCTGGCGGCGAGCTTCCGAGCGCTGGGGTACGAGGTCGCGCTGGAGGCGCCGCACTCCGGGGACCGCAGGGTGGACATTGCGGTCACCGTGCCGTATCCACTACTGCCGCTGAGGTATGCCGTAGAGGTGCAGAACTCTCCGATCGACCCTCGCGAGATGTTTCGGCGCCTCCTGTCCGATCTCAAGGTCGGCTACTGGTTCACGGGCTGGGTATTCACAGGACGGCGGGCTGCCACACTGCTCGCGGCCGATGTAGGCGACCACGTTCGTTTGCCTGCGGACGTTCTCGCTGAAGAGGGTTTCCTGAAGTTCCCCAAGGAGCGCACGTCACGACGTCAACTCAGCGAGGTCATCGGCGACGACCCCAGCAATTGGATCAGTGAGCGGATTGGCGCAGGCAGCTACGGATGCGTCGGCCGCCTCCACGGCGTGAAAGTCCTGGACACCGACGGCAGCCTGTGGCATGTGCAGGTCGACAAGGTCTATCCCAGCCGCGGTGGGACAAGCAGATCTGGCGCCGCGCTCCAGTCAGTACGCCGAGTCAGCCGAAAGCAGAAGATCCCCTTTGACCTCTTCGGCCCGGCACCGACCAGAGGAGATGAGCAACGGCTGACCCTCGCCACCTACTTCGCGGAGACCCTCAACGACGTCCACACCGCAGTCGACTTCGACGAACTCTGTGCCAGCGCCGCACGGGCACTCACGATTTCGCGCACCACGGAGTTCGACAGGTGGGTGCGCCAGACACTGTCAAACATTGGAGTGATTTCCCGGGACTCGACCGTGTTCGAGGACAGCCTGCGGCTGACGTGCCAAGTATTCGCGAGGAGACACGGCACGCCCACCGATATGCCCCCATGCGGCTGGCCTCCTGCGCCGAGCCCTCAGCTGAACCGCTAA